Proteins encoded in a region of the Isosphaeraceae bacterium EP7 genome:
- a CDS encoding amidase gives MTEDLAFAPLPALGATLRGGAISSVELTAFFLDRLEKHGPKYNCVSTLTRDLAMGQAKQADADLKAGKDRGPLHGIPYGAKDLLATRGIPTTWGAAPYKGRVIDRDATVVRLLREAGAVLVAKLSMVELAGGMGYKQANASWTGPGRNPWKPSQWSGGSSSGSGSAVAAGLVPFAIGTETWGSITNPSSNCGVTGLRPTYGRVSRAGAMALAWTLDKIGPMARTTHDCALILDAIAGPDPEDPSASGRPFAYPPADTPAGPFKFAILKDGVKAAQPEVRANFERALAVFKGLGTVEEISLPDLPFSAVISTILNAEAASAFEEMVDSGLVDSLTAPEDRIGGLSDQAVLATDYLRAQRIRAHLCRALDAWLAPYDAVLTVTNPNTAPAAEGPFKDPFSAKTMGAPGNICGTPALVVPTGLDAQGLPTAIQLDGRAYSESRLIAAGLAFQQATAWHSAHPEVS, from the coding sequence ATGACCGAAGACCTGGCCTTCGCCCCCCTGCCCGCCCTGGGCGCCACGCTCCGCGGCGGCGCGATCTCATCGGTCGAGCTGACCGCCTTCTTTCTCGACCGCCTGGAGAAGCACGGGCCGAAATATAATTGCGTCAGCACCCTCACGCGTGATCTCGCGATGGGGCAGGCGAAGCAGGCCGATGCCGACCTGAAGGCGGGCAAGGATCGCGGGCCGCTGCACGGTATTCCCTATGGCGCCAAGGACCTGCTCGCCACCAGGGGGATTCCCACCACCTGGGGCGCCGCCCCCTACAAGGGACGCGTCATCGACCGCGACGCCACCGTGGTGCGGCTGCTGCGCGAGGCCGGCGCGGTGCTGGTGGCCAAGCTCTCGATGGTCGAGCTCGCCGGCGGCATGGGCTACAAGCAGGCCAACGCGAGCTGGACCGGGCCGGGCCGCAACCCCTGGAAGCCGTCGCAGTGGAGCGGGGGCAGCTCCTCGGGGTCTGGCTCCGCCGTCGCCGCGGGGCTCGTGCCGTTCGCCATCGGCACCGAGACCTGGGGGAGCATCACCAACCCGAGTTCCAACTGCGGCGTCACCGGACTGCGGCCCACCTACGGCCGGGTCTCACGCGCCGGCGCCATGGCGCTCGCCTGGACCCTCGACAAGATCGGGCCCATGGCCCGCACCACGCATGACTGCGCACTCATCCTTGACGCCATCGCCGGCCCCGATCCCGAGGACCCGTCCGCCTCCGGCCGCCCGTTCGCCTATCCCCCGGCCGACACCCCCGCGGGCCCCTTCAAATTCGCCATCCTCAAGGACGGCGTGAAGGCCGCGCAGCCCGAGGTCCGGGCCAACTTCGAACGGGCCCTGGCCGTCTTCAAGGGGCTCGGCACCGTCGAGGAGATCAGCCTGCCCGACCTCCCGTTCTCGGCGGTCATCTCCACCATCCTCAACGCCGAGGCCGCCAGCGCCTTCGAAGAGATGGTCGACTCCGGGCTCGTCGACTCCCTGACCGCTCCCGAAGATCGGATCGGCGGCCTGTCCGATCAGGCGGTCCTCGCCACCGACTACCTCAGGGCCCAGCGCATCCGCGCCCACCTCTGTCGCGCGCTGGACGCCTGGCTTGCGCCGTACGATGCCGTCCTCACCGTCACCAATCCCAATACCGCCCCCGCGGCCGAAGGGCCGTTCAAAGATCCCTTCTCGGCCAAGACCATGGGGGCCCCCGGCAACATCTGCGGGACCCCCGCGCTGGTCGTCCCAACAGGCCTCGACGCCCAGGGGCTGCCCACCGCCATCCAGCTCGACGGCCGTGCCTACTCCGAGTCCCGCCTCATCGCCGCCGGCCTCGCCTTCCAGCAGGCCACCGCCTGGCACTCGGCCCATCCCGAGGTCTCCTGA
- a CDS encoding N-acetyltransferase: MRARLARSVDSVRTGSTTAMAITYYKRFRMEVDLDGTPPPPLPATFGWVGWDEVLVDAHAEVKYLSFREEIDAHVFPCLGDRHGCHRLMREIRRKTGFLPAATWLISGPEGYCGTVQGIMDRGPIGAIQNVGVAPAYRGLGLGRALVRQALEGFYQAGLRKAFLEVTAENNAAIQLYRSIGFRRSKTVYKAVDG, encoded by the coding sequence ATGCGCGCCCGGCTCGCTCGCTCGGTGGACTCGGTCCGGACCGGATCGACGACGGCGATGGCGATCACGTACTACAAGCGGTTCAGGATGGAGGTCGACCTCGACGGCACCCCGCCGCCGCCGCTTCCGGCGACGTTCGGCTGGGTCGGATGGGACGAGGTGCTCGTCGACGCGCACGCCGAGGTGAAATATCTCAGCTTCCGCGAAGAGATCGATGCCCACGTCTTCCCCTGCCTCGGCGACCGTCACGGCTGTCACCGTCTGATGCGCGAGATCCGCCGCAAGACGGGATTCCTCCCGGCCGCGACCTGGCTGATCTCGGGCCCCGAGGGGTACTGCGGCACCGTCCAGGGGATCATGGACCGCGGGCCCATCGGCGCAATCCAGAACGTCGGCGTCGCGCCGGCCTACCGGGGACTCGGCCTCGGCCGGGCCCTCGTCCGGCAGGCCCTCGAAGGGTTCTATCAGGCTGGGCTCCGCAAGGCCTTCCTCGAGGTCACCGCCGAGAACAACGCCGCCATCCAGCTCTATCGCTCGATCGGTTTCCGCAGGTCCAAGACGGTCTACAAGGCCGTCGACGGATGA
- a CDS encoding sigma-70 family RNA polymerase sigma factor gives MTMTGQTMNDPGFVRDAVRQFEGPLTRYAARLLGDADRARDVVQEAFLRLCAQDRAEVEPRLAEWLFTVCRNRSLDVLRKESRMTQLTDLQVGARTSPAPAPDEAAAHKEAAAKVVDLLDRLPQNQREVIRLKFQEGFSYKEISRISGHSVTNVGYLIHVGIKTLRGQLADGLAADARL, from the coding sequence ATGACGATGACGGGCCAGACGATGAATGATCCGGGGTTCGTCCGCGACGCCGTCCGGCAGTTCGAAGGGCCGCTGACCCGGTATGCCGCCAGGCTGCTGGGCGATGCCGATCGGGCACGCGACGTGGTGCAGGAGGCGTTCTTGCGCCTCTGCGCCCAGGATCGGGCCGAGGTGGAGCCCCGGCTGGCCGAGTGGCTGTTCACCGTCTGCCGCAACCGGTCGCTCGACGTGCTGAGGAAGGAGAGCCGCATGACCCAACTGACCGACCTGCAAGTCGGGGCCCGCACCAGCCCCGCACCGGCGCCCGACGAGGCCGCCGCGCACAAAGAGGCCGCCGCCAAGGTGGTCGACCTCCTGGACCGGCTGCCGCAGAACCAGCGAGAAGTCATCCGCCTGAAGTTCCAGGAAGGCTTCAGCTACAAGGAAATCAGCCGGATTTCCGGCCACAGCGTCACCAACGTGGGCTACCTCATCCACGTCGGCATCAAGACCCTTCGCGGACAGCTCGCCGACGGCCTGGCGGCCGATGCGCGCCTTTGA
- a CDS encoding amino acid permease: protein MINAEQPGGQLPRLLGPVTAFSLIVGSVIGSGIFFVPSRVAEAVPYFGGIVLAWVVGAAFSAAGVLTLAELAAMLPGVGGPYVYLRAAYGPVPAFLFGWAEFWVVRAGSMATLAAAFARAFARLVPPPLGLSPALWQMGVAVSAIAVLMVINVLGTELAGKLAVVGTALKVGALMAMMSLPFFLGGADVGRLTPMWPEHLDASFWSGFMAAMVGILWSYDGWVNLAPMAEEIRDPGRNIPRALISGMATLAFIYLGMTLMYHLVLPMGEITSLKGGNAPTQSVAADYCRRLLGGSGDVTITVVIMVSIFIALNGNAMTGPRAYFAMARDGVLPAALGRVHARFRTPANAVIAQCTWAMILTALGTLLILGPAPGPESGLPGFVVRAWAATKAVPLYDLLYTYVIFGATIFYMLSIASVFVLRRTMPDLPRPYRTWGYPVTPVVFVVASLILLGNMIRETPVQSLAGLGLILLGLPAYAFFNRQKSAAARPAA, encoded by the coding sequence ATGATCAATGCAGAGCAGCCCGGTGGCCAGTTGCCGAGGCTGCTGGGGCCGGTGACCGCCTTCAGCCTCATCGTCGGGTCGGTGATTGGCTCGGGCATCTTCTTCGTGCCGTCGCGAGTGGCAGAAGCGGTGCCTTATTTCGGCGGCATCGTGCTGGCCTGGGTGGTGGGGGCCGCCTTCAGCGCGGCGGGCGTGCTGACGCTCGCGGAGCTTGCCGCGATGCTCCCCGGCGTGGGCGGCCCTTATGTCTACCTGCGTGCCGCCTACGGCCCGGTCCCCGCGTTCCTGTTCGGCTGGGCCGAGTTCTGGGTGGTCCGCGCCGGCTCGATGGCCACGCTCGCCGCCGCCTTCGCACGAGCCTTCGCGCGGCTGGTCCCGCCCCCTCTGGGCCTCTCGCCGGCGCTCTGGCAGATGGGCGTCGCGGTCTCGGCCATCGCCGTGCTCATGGTCATCAACGTGCTGGGCACCGAGCTCGCCGGCAAGCTCGCCGTCGTGGGCACGGCGCTGAAGGTCGGGGCCCTGATGGCCATGATGTCGCTCCCCTTCTTCCTGGGCGGCGCCGACGTTGGCCGGCTCACGCCGATGTGGCCCGAGCACCTGGACGCGTCGTTCTGGAGCGGATTCATGGCCGCGATGGTCGGCATCCTCTGGTCGTACGACGGCTGGGTGAACCTGGCCCCCATGGCCGAGGAGATCCGCGACCCCGGGCGCAACATCCCGCGTGCCCTCATCTCCGGCATGGCCACGCTCGCGTTCATCTATCTGGGGATGACCCTGATGTACCACCTCGTCCTGCCGATGGGAGAGATCACGTCGCTGAAGGGGGGCAACGCGCCCACGCAGTCGGTGGCCGCCGACTACTGCCGGCGACTGCTCGGCGGCAGCGGCGATGTGACGATCACGGTCGTCATCATGGTCTCGATCTTCATCGCCCTTAACGGCAACGCCATGACCGGCCCGCGCGCCTACTTCGCCATGGCCCGAGACGGAGTCTTGCCCGCCGCCCTGGGCCGTGTTCATGCCCGGTTCCGCACGCCGGCCAACGCCGTCATCGCCCAGTGCACCTGGGCCATGATCCTGACGGCGCTGGGCACCCTGCTCATCCTCGGGCCCGCCCCCGGACCCGAGAGCGGCCTGCCCGGCTTCGTCGTCCGGGCCTGGGCCGCCACCAAGGCGGTCCCCTTGTATGATCTTTTGTATACGTATGTGATCTTCGGCGCCACCATCTTCTACATGCTCTCGATCGCCAGCGTCTTCGTCCTGCGCCGGACGATGCCCGACCTGCCCCGGCCCTATCGCACCTGGGGCTACCCGGTTACCCCCGTCGTCTTCGTGGTCGCGTCGCTGATCCTGCTGGGCAACATGATCCGCGAGACCCCGGTGCAGTCGCTCGCCGGCCTGGGCCTGATCCTCCTGGGCCTGCCCGCCTACGCGTTCTTCAACCGGCAAAAGTCGGCCGCCGCACGCCCCGCGGCCTGA
- a CDS encoding M28 family metallopeptidase codes for MRPATDAFRPLLLVAILALGAHADDRPLGFRDRPDALAAQRKAEARALDVPTPEAARLLLRKLTEEPHVAGTPEDYDTAIFVRDQLRGWGWKADLAEYQVLLNYPDRDFVQFAITKPERIELKVIEDYNPADKDSGSSKVMTAFHGYGVSGTAEGQVVYVNYARNEDFATLEKLGIDVKDKVVLARYGEIFRGLKVYNAQKRGARGVLIYSDPANDGYGKGDVYPDGPYRPGSAIQRGSVEFLSLGAGDPSTPDGPSIDGAPRLPIDPDNGFPRVDRGPGSNQVSLKDDQDRVDAWEKETGRKRNEYFANIPSMPISYDSARPILENLGGPVVPTGWQGGLPLAYHVGPGPVEVSFTLKMDYKIRPIWNVIATLEGSVEPDRWIMVGNHRDAWVYGAVDPSSGTAATMEMCRALGEAVKSGWKPRRTLKYASWDGEEYGLIGSTEWAVHHAKELDEKAVMMLNVDSAVSGPDLELDGVPSMRDLILQAANGVRDTRSNRPLGQIWVEAQRRAWAANSPLAEGEELATGKPDSADKGRFRTGGFRPAMTPLGSGSDYTAFLDHLGIPAVDANFSGKYGVYHSVFDNFYWMEHFGDPEFITHATAARLYTLIAMRAAGADVVPLTFTPYAEAIHSYLGELKRTVVRSRRLATPDDPRPIKALAALGKVQAAADELGEQAVALDAATSALAKGDGADDKQVSKVNDLLTKIERAFLLPDGLPGRPWFKHGIYAPGVTTGYASWPLPAVRQAIEENDGDALAAAVPPLVERLKAATAAMKAAADAAADDDKK; via the coding sequence ATGCGACCAGCCACCGATGCATTCCGGCCGCTCCTCCTGGTCGCCATCCTCGCCCTCGGGGCCCACGCCGACGACCGTCCGCTCGGCTTCCGCGACAGGCCAGATGCCCTGGCCGCCCAGCGAAAGGCCGAGGCGCGAGCCCTGGACGTCCCCACCCCCGAGGCCGCGCGGCTCCTCCTGCGCAAGCTCACCGAGGAGCCCCACGTCGCCGGCACGCCGGAAGATTACGACACCGCGATCTTCGTGCGAGACCAGCTGAGGGGCTGGGGCTGGAAGGCCGATCTCGCCGAGTACCAGGTACTGCTCAACTACCCGGATCGCGACTTCGTCCAGTTCGCGATCACCAAGCCCGAGCGGATTGAGCTGAAGGTGATCGAGGACTACAACCCCGCCGACAAGGACTCGGGCAGCTCCAAGGTCATGACCGCCTTCCACGGCTATGGCGTCTCGGGTACCGCCGAGGGCCAGGTTGTTTACGTCAATTACGCCCGCAATGAAGACTTCGCGACGCTCGAGAAGCTGGGCATCGACGTCAAGGATAAGGTCGTGCTCGCCCGATACGGCGAGATCTTCCGCGGCCTGAAGGTCTACAACGCACAGAAGCGGGGGGCCAGAGGGGTCCTGATCTACTCCGACCCCGCCAACGACGGCTACGGCAAGGGCGACGTCTACCCCGATGGCCCGTACCGGCCCGGCTCCGCGATCCAGCGCGGGAGCGTCGAATTCCTCTCGCTCGGGGCCGGCGATCCTTCGACCCCCGATGGCCCTTCGATCGACGGCGCTCCACGCCTGCCGATCGACCCGGACAACGGCTTCCCTCGCGTCGACCGCGGGCCGGGTAGCAACCAGGTGAGCCTGAAGGACGACCAGGACAGGGTCGACGCCTGGGAGAAGGAAACCGGCCGCAAGCGTAACGAATACTTCGCCAATATCCCGTCGATGCCCATCAGCTACGACTCCGCCCGGCCGATCCTCGAGAACCTGGGCGGGCCCGTCGTACCAACCGGCTGGCAGGGCGGCCTCCCGCTGGCCTATCACGTCGGCCCGGGGCCGGTGGAGGTCTCCTTCACGCTCAAGATGGACTACAAGATCAGGCCCATCTGGAACGTGATCGCCACGCTGGAAGGCTCCGTCGAGCCCGACCGCTGGATCATGGTGGGCAACCACCGCGACGCATGGGTCTACGGCGCGGTTGACCCCAGCAGCGGCACCGCCGCCACCATGGAGATGTGTCGCGCGCTGGGCGAGGCGGTCAAGTCGGGCTGGAAGCCGCGCCGGACCCTCAAATATGCGAGCTGGGACGGCGAGGAATATGGACTCATCGGCTCGACCGAGTGGGCCGTCCATCACGCCAAGGAGCTGGACGAGAAGGCCGTGATGATGCTCAACGTCGACTCGGCCGTCTCCGGCCCCGACCTCGAGCTGGACGGCGTCCCCTCAATGCGCGACCTCATCCTTCAGGCCGCAAACGGCGTGCGCGACACCCGGTCGAACCGGCCGCTCGGCCAGATCTGGGTCGAGGCCCAGCGCAGGGCCTGGGCCGCCAACTCACCGCTGGCCGAAGGCGAAGAACTGGCCACGGGCAAGCCCGACTCGGCCGACAAGGGTCGGTTCCGCACCGGCGGGTTCCGGCCCGCGATGACGCCGCTGGGCTCGGGGTCCGACTACACCGCGTTCCTCGACCACCTGGGCATCCCGGCGGTGGACGCCAATTTCTCGGGCAAGTACGGGGTCTACCACTCGGTCTTCGATAATTTCTACTGGATGGAACACTTCGGCGACCCCGAGTTCATCACCCACGCCACGGCCGCCAGGCTCTACACCCTCATCGCCATGCGGGCCGCCGGCGCCGACGTCGTGCCGCTGACCTTCACCCCCTACGCCGAGGCGATCCACTCGTATCTGGGCGAGCTGAAGCGGACGGTCGTCCGCAGCCGGAGACTGGCCACGCCCGACGATCCACGGCCCATCAAGGCCCTGGCCGCCCTGGGCAAGGTGCAGGCCGCCGCCGACGAACTGGGCGAGCAGGCCGTGGCGCTCGACGCCGCCACGTCGGCACTCGCCAAGGGCGACGGGGCCGACGATAAGCAGGTCAGCAAGGTGAATGACCTTCTGACGAAGATCGAGCGGGCCTTCCTGCTGCCCGACGGACTGCCGGGCCGCCCCTGGTTCAAGCACGGGATCTATGCGCCCGGAGTGACCACGGGCTACGCGAGCTGGCCGCTGCCGGCCGTGCGCCAGGCGATCGAGGAGAATGACGGCGATGCCCTGGCCGCCGCCGTCCCCCCCCTGGTCGAGCGTCTGAAAGCCGCGACCGCCGCGATGAAGGCCGCCGCCGACGCCGCCGCGGACGACGACAAGAAGTAA
- a CDS encoding organic hydroperoxide resistance protein, which yields MSVLYTTSVEAVAGREGRATSDDKHLDVTLSTPKSMGGAGGDGTNPEQLFGAGYAACFGSALMLVARQRKINPGTVTITAEVTLNKYEDGFALSVALKGTLPDVSREQAQELMEAAHEVCPYSRATHGNIGVSLSVA from the coding sequence ATGAGCGTCCTTTACACCACGTCCGTCGAGGCTGTCGCGGGCCGCGAGGGAAGAGCGACCAGCGATGACAAGCACCTTGACGTGACGCTCTCGACCCCCAAGAGCATGGGCGGGGCCGGCGGCGACGGGACCAATCCCGAGCAGCTCTTCGGCGCGGGCTATGCCGCCTGCTTCGGCAGCGCGTTGATGCTCGTCGCCCGCCAGCGCAAGATCAACCCCGGCACGGTCACGATCACCGCCGAGGTTACCCTGAACAAGTACGAAGACGGCTTCGCCCTCTCCGTGGCGCTCAAGGGAACGCTGCCCGACGTCTCGCGCGAGCAGGCCCAGGAGCTGATGGAGGCCGCCCACGAGGTTTGCCCTTACTCCAGGGCCACCCACGGCAACATCGGCGTGAGCCTCTCCGTCGCCTGA
- a CDS encoding von Willebrand factor type A domain-containing protein, which translates to MPLDADDPRLTAYALGELDDPAETAEIQAALAQSADLRQFVDEIRATGDLLAGHLKAEPVPGLIVAYRGDLEELFAPSTNGSRRWWTSPAFRLAAAASLLVGLAGVASWTTRVAYQSSVASDRWVAEYESKLAANDAARPEIGFSNQAPAAKQAGDVVAGLAESEGEVARVTSRYDHEIRKEEAEPGPTEPPPSQADAPVELVFRRPEAPSASNTPTRAKDLGDTLAYRDSKPSSATEVNRGEDPTTRERRPGRKLNANELRESILLAPADASPAQQGQASQPQQRENSQGQAQGQQGQAQGQQGQAQGQQGQAQGQQGQAQGQQGQAQGQAEGKSEMMGMVVKPIDPNSVFSLDTASSAAAPKDSEPAGRGMIAKAGRLQSVDRKLAESQAGQNSPGGQVRSGGGMGQGMGGMAQGMGGKLPITVADKSGLEGFTQGQTSRSEFGREAKRVGEPAPGVPPSAPGVPPGLLVVEPAPNQEQYNRVVDNPFVKAAEKPLSTFSIDVDTASYANVRRFLNQNTLPPRDAVRIEEMINYFSYNDPQPAPGEAFSVNIQVAGCPWADGHRLARIGLKGRSIDLANRPPGNFVFLVDVSGSMADQNKLPLLKSALPLLVQQLGENDRLTIVTYAGTTGIALPPTSCDRKPEILRLIEVLTSGGSTNGASGIQLAYDAAVRTFIKGGTNRVILCTDGDFNVGISDDASLVRLIEEKAKTGVFLSVLGFGQGNLKDTKMEQLADKGNGNYSYIDTLQEARKVLVEEMGGTLVAIAKDVKIQVDFNPAKVGSYRLVGYENRVMANKDFHDDTKDAGEIGAGHGVTALYEIIPAGAVEAPASGSRYTKPAPTPVVVNADASDDLLTVSLRYKHPDADKSTLIERTVKDDGRDLAAASDDLKFSSAVAGFGLLLRGSPAGNLTYGGVLELAESSRASDPNGYRGEFLELVRKARSLSPGR; encoded by the coding sequence ATGCCGCTCGATGCCGACGATCCCCGCCTGACCGCCTACGCCCTGGGCGAACTCGACGACCCCGCCGAAACCGCCGAGATTCAGGCCGCCCTGGCCCAATCCGCCGATCTCCGCCAATTCGTGGACGAGATCCGAGCCACGGGCGATCTCCTCGCCGGCCACCTGAAGGCCGAACCCGTCCCCGGCCTGATAGTCGCCTATCGCGGCGATCTCGAGGAACTCTTCGCCCCATCGACGAACGGTTCGCGCCGCTGGTGGACCTCGCCGGCGTTCAGGCTGGCCGCCGCCGCATCCCTCCTCGTCGGATTGGCCGGCGTGGCCTCGTGGACCACCCGCGTAGCCTATCAGTCGTCCGTTGCCTCCGACCGCTGGGTCGCCGAGTACGAATCCAAATTGGCCGCGAACGACGCGGCAAGGCCGGAGATTGGCTTCAGTAATCAGGCACCCGCCGCCAAGCAGGCCGGCGATGTCGTCGCGGGCCTCGCGGAGAGCGAGGGCGAAGTTGCCCGCGTCACCAGCCGCTACGACCACGAAATCCGGAAGGAAGAAGCGGAACCCGGCCCGACCGAGCCTCCACCGAGTCAGGCGGATGCTCCCGTGGAACTCGTGTTCCGGCGGCCGGAAGCCCCGTCGGCCTCGAACACGCCAACGCGAGCGAAGGATCTAGGAGACACACTCGCCTACCGCGACTCGAAGCCTTCGTCGGCCACGGAGGTCAATCGCGGTGAAGACCCCACAACGCGTGAGCGAAGACCTGGTCGGAAGCTGAATGCGAACGAGCTTCGTGAATCGATTCTGTTGGCCCCGGCTGACGCCAGCCCAGCCCAGCAGGGACAAGCAAGCCAACCCCAGCAGAGAGAGAACTCGCAGGGACAAGCACAAGGGCAGCAGGGACAAGCACAAGGGCAGCAGGGACAAGCACAAGGGCAGCAGGGACAAGCACAAGGGCAGCAGGGACAAGCACAAGGGCAGCAGGGACAAGCACAAGGGCAGGCCGAGGGGAAGTCGGAGATGATGGGGATGGTCGTGAAGCCGATCGACCCGAACTCTGTCTTCTCGCTGGATACCGCAAGTTCGGCCGCTGCCCCCAAGGATTCCGAACCGGCCGGTCGTGGGATGATCGCGAAGGCGGGTCGACTCCAGTCTGTGGACAGGAAACTGGCTGAGTCGCAGGCAGGCCAGAACTCCCCTGGAGGGCAGGTGCGTAGCGGGGGGGGCATGGGCCAGGGCATGGGCGGCATGGCCCAGGGCATGGGCGGCAAACTGCCGATCACGGTCGCAGATAAGTCTGGCCTGGAGGGGTTCACCCAGGGCCAGACATCCCGATCGGAGTTCGGCCGTGAGGCGAAAAGGGTTGGAGAACCTGCCCCGGGCGTCCCGCCCAGTGCGCCCGGTGTCCCGCCGGGTTTGTTGGTCGTCGAGCCGGCTCCCAACCAGGAGCAGTACAATCGGGTGGTCGACAACCCGTTCGTGAAGGCCGCCGAGAAGCCGCTCTCGACGTTCTCGATCGACGTGGACACCGCGTCATATGCCAACGTGCGGCGGTTCTTGAATCAGAATACGTTGCCGCCCCGGGATGCGGTGCGAATCGAGGAGATGATCAATTACTTCTCCTACAACGACCCGCAGCCCGCACCCGGCGAGGCCTTCTCGGTCAACATCCAGGTCGCCGGCTGCCCCTGGGCCGACGGGCACAGGCTGGCCAGGATCGGCCTGAAGGGCAGGTCGATCGACCTGGCGAACCGGCCGCCGGGAAACTTCGTGTTCCTGGTCGACGTGTCGGGCTCGATGGCCGACCAGAACAAGCTGCCGCTGCTGAAGTCGGCATTGCCCTTGCTCGTTCAGCAGCTCGGCGAGAACGACCGATTGACGATCGTGACGTATGCGGGGACGACAGGCATCGCCCTGCCGCCGACCTCGTGCGACCGCAAGCCTGAGATCCTCCGGCTGATCGAGGTGCTGACCTCGGGGGGCTCGACGAACGGGGCCAGCGGCATCCAGCTCGCCTACGACGCGGCCGTCCGCACGTTCATCAAGGGGGGGACCAACCGGGTCATCCTCTGCACCGACGGCGACTTCAACGTGGGCATCAGCGACGATGCCTCGCTGGTGCGGCTGATCGAGGAGAAGGCAAAGACCGGCGTGTTCCTGAGCGTCCTCGGCTTCGGCCAGGGGAACCTCAAGGACACCAAGATGGAGCAGCTCGCCGACAAGGGGAACGGCAACTACTCGTACATCGACACGCTCCAGGAGGCCCGCAAGGTCCTGGTCGAGGAGATGGGCGGGACGCTCGTGGCGATCGCCAAGGACGTGAAGATCCAGGTCGATTTCAATCCGGCGAAGGTCGGGTCCTATCGCCTGGTCGGCTACGAGAACCGGGTGATGGCCAACAAAGATTTCCACGACGACACCAAGGACGCCGGCGAGATTGGCGCGGGCCACGGCGTGACGGCCCTGTATGAGATCATCCCCGCAGGGGCCGTCGAGGCCCCGGCGAGTGGATCCCGCTACACCAAGCCCGCCCCCACGCCGGTCGTCGTCAACGCCGATGCAAGCGACGACCTGCTGACGGTGAGCCTGCGGTACAAGCACCCCGACGCGGACAAGAGCACGCTCATCGAGCGGACCGTGAAGGACGACGGCCGCGACCTGGCCGCCGCCAGCGACGACCTGAAGTTCTCGTCGGCCGTCGCCGGCTTCGGGCTCCTGCTGCGGGGCTCGCCCGCGGGGAACCTGACCTACGGCGGCGTGCTGGAGCTGGCGGAGTCGAGCCGGGCGTCGGACCCGAACGGCTATCGCGGCGAGTTCCTGGAGCTGGTCCGCAAGGCCAGGTCCCTCTCGCCGGGGCGTTGA
- a CDS encoding glutamate-5-semialdehyde dehydrogenase — MIEHDWVAKRLFHECRAMAEQAKVASKAMRIVKGQAKNTWLKRAAEALNHRAAEILDANSIDIEEAPGRGLNAAAIDRLSLDLGRIDKIAASLAEVAALPDPIGEAVTSSKRPNGLDVTQVRVPLGVVFMIYESRPNVTVDAAALCIKSGNAAILRGGKEALHSNTALYRILASELEPSGLPQAAVQLVQTVDRHAVGHLLGMADCIDLAIPRGGESLIRRVVQDATMPVLKHYQGNCHLYLHADADAETSVRIAVNSKVQRPGVCNALETLLIHRDAAPTLLPIVANALSALKVELRGDDRAREIVASMTPAEPADWDTEFLDLILAVKVVESLDDAIAHIGRHSSGHTEAIITNDLNAARRFVAEVDSSAVMVNASTRFNDGNALGLGAEIGISTDKYHARGPCGLRELTTTKWVVYGDGQVRD, encoded by the coding sequence ATGATCGAGCACGACTGGGTCGCGAAGCGCCTGTTCCACGAATGCAGGGCCATGGCCGAGCAGGCCAAGGTGGCCTCCAAGGCCATGCGCATCGTGAAGGGGCAGGCCAAGAACACCTGGCTGAAGCGGGCGGCCGAGGCCCTGAACCACCGCGCGGCCGAGATCCTCGACGCCAACTCGATCGACATCGAGGAAGCTCCCGGCCGGGGCCTGAACGCCGCCGCCATCGACCGCCTATCGCTCGACCTGGGCCGGATCGACAAGATCGCCGCCTCGCTGGCCGAGGTCGCCGCCCTGCCCGACCCGATCGGCGAGGCCGTCACTTCCAGCAAGCGGCCCAACGGCCTGGACGTGACGCAGGTCCGCGTCCCGCTGGGCGTCGTCTTCATGATCTACGAGAGCCGGCCCAATGTCACGGTCGACGCCGCGGCGCTCTGCATCAAGAGCGGCAACGCGGCCATCCTCCGCGGCGGCAAGGAGGCGCTCCACTCGAACACCGCGCTCTATCGGATCCTGGCCTCGGAACTCGAGCCGAGCGGGCTGCCGCAGGCCGCCGTCCAGCTCGTCCAGACCGTCGACCGCCACGCCGTCGGCCACCTGCTGGGCATGGCCGACTGCATCGACCTGGCCATCCCGCGCGGGGGCGAGAGCCTGATCCGCCGGGTCGTCCAGGACGCGACCATGCCCGTCCTGAAGCACTACCAGGGGAACTGCCACCTCTACCTGCACGCCGACGCCGACGCCGAGACCTCCGTGCGCATCGCGGTCAACTCCAAGGTCCAGCGCCCGGGCGTCTGCAACGCCCTGGAAACCCTCCTGATTCACCGGGACGCCGCCCCGACCCTGCTGCCGATCGTGGCGAATGCCCTTTCCGCCCTCAAGGTCGAGCTGCGCGGCGACGACCGCGCTCGCGAGATCGTCGCTTCGATGACCCCCGCGGAGCCGGCCGACTGGGACACGGAGTTCCTCGACCTGATTCTCGCGGTGAAGGTGGTCGAATCGCTCGACGACGCCATCGCGCACATCGGTCGCCACAGCTCAGGGCACACCGAGGCGATCATCACCAACGACCTGAACGCGGCCCGCCGGTTCGTGGCCGAGGTCGACAGCTCGGCGGTGATGGTCAACGCCAGCACCCGGTTCAACGACGGCAATGCGCTGGGGCTGGGGGCCGAGATCGGCATCAGCACCGACAAATATCACGCGCGCGGCCCGTGCGGGCTGCGTGAGCTGACCACGACCAAGTGGGTCGTCTACGGCGACGGCCAGGTTCGCGACTGA